TCCATCCAAGATGCATTGTCCTCTTTTCATATGTTAGGGCATTTATTTCTCACAACTAAAAATTGCTTTCTTAGTTCAACTAGGAGGACAATATCATCCAAGATTCAGACatccataaatatttattaccaataaattggaggaagaagatgaaaatggaAAGTCAGGTTTGGTTGCAAGCAAGTAGAAGAGAGTTAGTGAAGGGTATAGATACTAACTAGGGCTTCAAATTTgttttctgcagtaataaatggCAGCTTTGTCTCCTCAGCTACTTCAGCAGCAACTTTAACATCAAACCTGAATATTGTatgcatgaaaaacaaaacttaaTGGACAATACTACAGTAATggaataattgttttttttttttaataaagcaaATAAAGATATGATTCCCAGTAGAACTACGAAAGTGGCTGGTTGATTTGTGGAATCCACACAGTTGCTAAGCATGTCCTTTGAAGATCAATAAAGAAGGCACTCCTATACCGTGTAAATAAAAAGACACATTATATATGATAGCATCAAGTAACCTAATGAAACAACAAAGTGAACAAAGCAATTACTTTCACTTTTGTGTGGTTATATTTTTCGTTCCATTTTTAGTAAAATAGTGAAGGATATTCCATTAATAATGCCAAAAGGGGTGGAGGGGATACGTATTTGTTGTTCAGGTCGATTAGGAGGTGCGGAAATAGCTAGAACTGAATGCGGAAAGTATGGAACGTCCTGTAAAATTTTTCCGTAACAGTTAAGCTATTGATCAAGTTGGACTTGAAATGCTTTCAACCCAAACTAAAACATTTGACTGAAGGTGCTAGAtgacaaatagaaaataaaagaaaatgttaaaaaaaagtgataTATTAGAAATTATGAGAGGCTCGAGATACCAAAGCAAAATCCAATAGTAGGAAATAATTATCTCAATATGGTGTAAGAATATGAATTGTACTATTGTGGAACATATACAATTACAGcagcaataaaataaaaatgagtccTCTGAAGTAAAACATACCCCTTCTTTGTGTTCAGTCCAGTTCCAACAGCAGTACCACCATGTGCAAGCTACTCAAAGCACTCTTAGTAAGGGACAGTCCAAAATACAACTGTGAACAAATACACAAAGTAGTTATCTTACTTGATACATGCGAGGAAGTGTATCCAACACTCTATTTATCCCATATTTCACCTGCAAAAGAAATGTTTCAACAAGTCATAGTTCAGTGAGAGATCTTTGTGCTTCAAAACAATTACAGTGACACAAGAAATACACAAAGAAGCAAGAGGCCAGCAATCAGCAATGGTGTAACTTAAAAATGAGTACCTGAGTAGTATACCCACTGAACTCTTGTCCAAGAGTCAGAGGAGTAGCATCCTGAGTGTGTGTGCGCCCAATCTTGACAATATCTTTGAACTCAACACTCTAGAGCAACAGGAAGAATATATTTGAGAACTAACCACACCgattaaacaataatgacatgcaaaaataagaaatatcaGAATGTCAAGTATTTTATCTACTATAAAAGCCTAATTTTTCAATAGTGAAATAGACGATCTAGAAAATGTAGAATGTTGTGGCTGCATTTTAATACTAATCCAATGATTCATGCATAAACAAAGGACCTAAAAAAGTCCAATAAGAATGCTGAGATGCATCACACGAacgaaaagaaagcaaaacagTAAGAAAACTGGAAACAAAAGTGGTGCAGAATAGAAATGGTATTACTTGGTCTTGTAATCATAAAAGCTAAAAATGATTCTAAGACAAACCATAAATCTGGGTATATGTTCCTTTTTTTAACCTATGACTAGTCATTTTACCATATAGAAGGATACCTTTTCATGTGCATAATTTAAAATCAAGCTATACTCGAGAGCAGATCTATacttattcaataaaaaaaaaaaaatatgcctCACCTTTGAATGTAGAGGAGTATGTAACTGCTTTACACTCGGGACAAACCTTGAATTAATTTCTACAGGTGCAGCGATGNNNNNNNNNNNNNNNNNNNNNNNNNNNNNNNNNNNNNNNNNNNNNNNNNNNNNNNNNNNNNNNNNNNNNNNNNNNNNNNNNNNNNNNNNNNNNNNNNNNNNNNNNNNNNNNNNNNNNNNNNNNNNNNNNNNNNNNNNNNNNNNNNNNNNNNNNNNNNNNNNNNNNNNNNNNNNNNNNNNNNNNNNNNNNNNNNNNNNNNNNNNNNNNNNNNNNNNNNNNNNNNNNNNNNNNNNNNNNNNNNNNNNNNNNNNNNNNNNNNNNNNNNNNNNNNNNNNNNNNNNNNNNNNNNNNNNNNNNNNNNNNNNNNNNNNNNNNNNNNNNNNNNNNNNNNNNNNNNNNNNNNNNNNNNNNNNNNNNNNNNNNNNNNNNNNNNNNNNNNNNNNNNNNNNNNNNNNNNNNNNNNNNNNNNNNNNNNNNNNNNNNNNNNNNNNNNNNNNNNNNNNNNNNNNNNNNNNNNNNNNNNNNNNNNNNNNNNNNNNNNNNNNNNNNNNNNNNNNNNNNNNNNNNNNNNNNNNNNNNNNNNNNNNNNNNNNNNNNNNNNNNNNNNNNNNNNNNNNNNNNNNNNNNNNNNNNNNNNNNNNNNNNNNNNNNNNNNNNNNNNNNNNNNNNNNNNNNNNNNNNNNNNNNNNNNNNNNNNNNNNNNNNNNNNNNNNNNNNNNNNNNNNNNNNNNNNNNNNNNNNNNNNNNNNNNNNNNNNNNNNNNNNNNNNNNNNNNNNNNNNNNNNNNNNNNNNNNNNNNNNNNNNNNNNNNNNNNNNNNNNNNNNNNNNNNNNNNNNNNNNNNNNNNNNNNNNNNNNNNNNNNNNNNNNNNNNNNNNNNNNNNNNNNNNNNNNNNNNNNNNNNNNNNNNNNNNNNNNNNNNNNNNNNNNNNNNNNNNNNNNNNNNNNNNNNNNNNNNNNNNNNNNNNNNNNNNNNNNNNNNNNNNNNNNNNNNNNNNNNNNNNNNNNNNNNNNNNNNNNNNNNNNNNNNNNNNNNNNNNNNNNNNNNNNNNNNNNNNNNNtagattaaataaatttcaacttAACAAATTTTACAATTATATCACACAACTAATTTTTAGACAATTATTACATTTTACATGCATCAAAACCCCACCAATTTACATAAAAACCcacaaaaatttatacaaaaacaCCCCTCTACaaactaatatttaaacttttacTCACATTTACAAACCCTAAATAAGCCGGCAAAAAGCATCAGAGTGATTCCTCTCGCGCATCGCTATCATTCTCGCAAGCGCCTTCGAGTGCGGCGTCTCCGGATCCCCTCTCTCCGCCGCCTCTCTGAACAACCTCTCCGCTCGCTCCAGCGCCGCATCCACCGTGTCCTCCTCCACCATCGCCGCCCCCACTACTCCCTCCTCCCATCGCTCATCGATCGCCTTCGTTATCGGCTTTCTCGTATCCACGATCTCGATCTCCGCTAAAGGCGATGGCTTGTGATCCTCGTAGTACTCCTTGAAGTCCTCTTTCCAGTCACCGCCGGTGATGATGCCTCCGTCGAAGCCCACGCAGGATACGCCGTCGAGGGCTTCTTTGGACACGTGGCATCGCCGGCGTTGCTGGAGAGATGGATCCAACGGCGGAGGAAGCtcgctggtcttgagatttggtGGTGTTGATGTATTATTGCCTTTTGGTTTTTTCTCGGCTTCGGTTTGGGTTTTCTGAAGCGATGGCAGGGAGTGTAAATATGAGTGATGTTTTAGGGTGTTTTCAGATAATGTTGCTAATTACCCAGAAACTCACAAAATTTTTATggaattaataatattaatttatttttaaaatttatgagaaataattattgaatatttatttaaataattacatctagtaaaaaaaattggtggtaTGACTATCTCTATTAatttattagaataaaaaaatataaaaatacataaaatattttttttttgttaattattggaAAATCActatataaaatgaaatttttattcttcataattggtatttaatataattaattaattaaaatttaaaattctagAGTTTTAAAAGGGTCACAGAACCTTCGAGAAGAGACAAAATTGTTGGAAATGAGGAGAGGAATTTTAATACTCCTAAAATgatataaatcaataataatagtacccattaaataataataataataataataataataataataataataataataataataataataaatggaatgTTTCACGAACTCATGggaaactaattaaaaaatgttaCGAATAATTACCGACTTTCAGagaatattgaagaaaaaacaaaataattaattttattagaaatagtAAGATAAATACCTTGGTGAGGTCGTCGGTGCCGGAAGGAGTTGTGGAGAGGGCACGTGCTAGAGGTTGCAGGCACGTGCGGTGGGAGTTGGCAGCGCGAAGAGAAGAACGAAGGGTTGATATGGTGttcataatttttcaatttaatttgttgGGGGGTCTTTGGAAGAAAAGTGAGTGTTTTGAGGGGTTTAAAAAGAGTTTTACATTGGCGTGTTCTAGAGAGTGGTAGGAGAGAGATCAGGAACGCACACGTGTGTTGGTTCGTAGAGACACTAGAAGCATCACCTGAGTTCTTTAGTGGCTTTTCTCACTAgtgatttcatcatcatcatcattattgttATTGGTATTAATATTATATCATGTAAAAAATACTatggtaaattaaaaaataaaagtaaaatttattattactatttcattaaaacatgtataaaattCCCCTTAGTATTTGccgtttttataaataataataataataataatgatgtatCTTAATCTAAATAGAGTGTTATCACGTATTAAATTTGTGATTGTACTTCACACATgtgccattaaaaaaaaatatcaatatttacTAAAAGcatgataaattttatattataataatttttcaaattaaattttaaaattagtttctatttttttcacactgtatgtatgtatatatatatatgaaaagattCATCTTCTATGTACATTCATAGATTCAGTTGAATTTTTATACAACAGTTGTACACTTAACTCAAAAAATCTAAACTGTATAATTCTATTTTTACTATATCTAtaacaatattttataaataaatcaacaagtAATCAATTCAACTAAACTCTAATTAACTCTcattatacattttaatttgGTACTGTGCTCAATTGCAGAAACTCCGCAGTTGATACTTTctatatataatagaaaaaagACCTTATTTATACTATATTTATAACAACATTTTATAAACAAACCATCAAATAATCAATCTAACTAAACTCCACTTAACCCTCGATGTACTTCCAAATTTAGTACTGTACTCAACTGCAGACATTCTAAGAGCATTCACatacaattaatattttatatatatatataatagaaaaagggaaaaaaacagagaccataaaaataataagacaaGTGAAAACATTCCCCTcttcaaaaagagaaaacattgACCAAGTCAAACAGCAAAGAAAACGGATGGCCCCACCCTCTCAATCCAAAACAAGCACCACAAGCAACCCCTCCTCCACTCTCTTCcttcctctatatatatatatatatatgactgaTTCCCAAAGCTcttcctcaaaaccctagaacaacaccgagaagaagaagaagaagaagaagaagaggtgaaGAACTAATGGCGACCCTTTCCCTTCATTCAATCCCTAGCGCAATCACTCTCtacatcttcatcctcatcgcTTCAATCAACGCTGACAACCTAATCGAAGAAACCTGCAAACAAGTCCCAGATCTAAAAGACCtgtgtgtgcaaaccctaaCATCAGATCCAAAAAGCAAAACAAGCAACGACGCACACGGGCTGACAAGTGTAGCAATAGGGTTGACGGCGAAGGAAGCGGCAGTGGCAGGAGACCAGATCACGAGGCTGGCAGAGCAAGTGAAGGCGCATGAGGAAGAGCTGCTCCAATGCTTAGCGGATTGCGAGGAGGAGTATGAGGATGCGGTGCAGCAATTGGAGCAATGTAGGGTTTCGATGGATGAGAAAGAGTATCATGAAGTGGTGATGTTTGTGGAAGCGGCGCTGAATGATGTGAAGAATTGTGAGGAAGCTTGTAAGAAtgtggaggagaaggagaagaaagagtTGATTGAGGAGAAGAATAATAAGGTAAGAGATATGTGTAATTTTGCTCTTGCTCTTACTATTGGATTGCAACAACATAAAAATCATGTTACTTCTACTTAGTAACACTTACTcaacttttgaatttttttattttttattttaataataatgtaatttaatgtaatttatttatttttttatttatttatttgtttgtgtggGTTGTGGTTGGTTGGGGGGGGGTTTGGGAGGAGGATGAGTTTATTTTGTAGGGGTGCTGAAATTGTagggttttttaaatattatatttgtattcttgTTGGCGTGGAGTTAGATCATTTGATTGagtttagaaaaatttaaaaaaaaagtaataattttttttttgttttgaaaaataatccAGTGGACTGGATGATTTTCATGTGTATTTTAATTCatagtaattaatattaaatattttaaaagaaataatttttgaaaatagtgCGTATATTTACTGCAATAATTAAAtcggattaaaaaaaaaagggattgaTGATTTGATGAGATAATTCCTGGCTTCTTGCTTATGTTTCATAAAGATTCAGCCGCAAGAATCCAAGACCTCAACCCCAACTTCACAAATACAAATAGGTGTTTCGAccggaataaataaataaatatataaagcacatttccttttttttatttattttaaagatattcaaataaaacaggTGCATTAGAgcgcacatatatatatatatatattatctgcCCACAACAAAACTTTTACtctatgaaaaataagaagtttgattctatttaaaaattaaaaaacaattttgagctaaaactgctcaaaattttataaaaccacAACAAATATAAGAGTTATAAACCATATTCCaaacattattttataaaaccatATTATTCACATAAAGCAAGCAGTCAAACCAGCTACCACATGCATCAAAGGTAGCTGAGCAAAGGCCCTTATATCAGAAACCCCCAAACATGGTTTCAGAAACACACAATAAAGGGCCTAGGGCTATTAGGAGCAGAAGAGTTTGCTCGAACATCTCGACGATATTCAGTCAACTTTACATGAAGGTTCATTTATACAATTATACCATAAAGAAGGTATAGGCATACCTGCCGGGGACTGCCGGGGTTTTATTCGTCAAACAAACCATCATTGGTCTACCCGGTAATACCTTGCATTGTTTTGCAGGTTATATATGGCATTAGTGATCATCCACCGCAAGTGGAACAGACTTCACCTGAGGATGCAATGATGCAAACACAAATACAGTGAGAATTGTTATATGAATGTTGCGTGGTTATTAACTGAAACTAGGGAAAAATATGCTTACCAGATTCCGAAACTTTAAGATGTAAAACATCTCCAGATATCGGCGAGTCTCACGCCTTTCAAGCTTTGAAACATACTTCCAAAAGCGATAGACCCCAGCAAGAGTCATGAGCCTTTCAGAATAGATCTTCCATGTGTACCTATGATTCcagaacacaaacaaaaacacattgAAGCAAAGTAGAGATAGTAATGGTTGGgtgtaaagaaaaaagaagtacCTCTCGAAGATTCGACAGAGTCCACCTTCAGATATTTTATTCCAATAGCTCGAGTCTTTTTTGCATTgttcaaaaaattcaaccattatTCCTGCTGCTTGATCAGGATGATATGGGTCGATATGAAAGCCAGAAATTCCATGCTCAATGATTTCTGCAGGACCTCCGTGGCACGTGGCAAATGTTGGAAGGCCACAGGTCATGGCCTCCACGACTGTGAGTCCAAATGCTTCATAAAAGGCAGGCTGTGAAGCAGAGAAAATTAATGAGTTGTGCAAAGAATGCTATGAGGTTTCGGTTAGCAAGATTTAAGGCCAAACAATGTACCTGCACAAAAATACCTCTGGTATCAGCTATGTAGCGATACAGCTCACCATTGCGGGCTCTGTTCGTCTGAGCAGAAATCCAACGGAATTGCCCAAACAAATTATAAGTCTTTATGAGTTGGTGCATCTTATCAATCTCTTGAATTTCCTCCCTATCATTGGACTTCTTCACGTCATTGTAACCAGCAACCACCACCAGGTTGGCCAACTCCCTTAGCTGAGTGTTTTTACCAAACGATTCAACCAGTCCTGTAATGTTCTTCACTCGGTCCAGTCTTGCCATGGAGAAAATGATGGGTTTTGAACGGTCATCCAGCCACCCACTGTAGTAGGATAAAGTTGAAAACACATACAAAGAAATACTAACATGCACAAACACAAGGGATTTTGCCTAACATTACGATTTGACATGATTCTTTCACAAGATCCTCGCTTTTCTCATGCAGAAATGAAGACTCAGGAGTAACAAGGTGATCTAGCATGCACTATGCCCTGCTTGAAAAAGATTGCACAAAATGGGCCACTTCATTGCTTAAAGAAAGTAAAATAATTCAGTTGTTGTCAATTGGCATCAGGTGCTATACTACAAATGTTTCACAAAAGAGGAAAATTATTGCTTTCATGATTGATAGAGAATATATACTTCTCAAATGGTGCATTGTTGGCCACTCCTCCAAATGAATGCCATCATAGGTTGATATAAATTACCTTAATGTTGTGATAAAATACTATTCTACATTCCTTCAAAAATTTCTGGAggaagatatattttttttcttttggttgagGCCGTGGGGGCTGCTTTCTACAAAGATGTTATATTCAAAGGCATATGCATGGTAAATAAGCTTAGAACTTCAAGAATGATAAAGGAATGCTATGAATAGCTCAGAAAAAATCTTCATGCGGAAACTGTATAACCTAAAAACCAAAAGAATTAATAAAGATTGCGAAAAACTCACACATGCTCCTCACTTTGCTCTGGATCATACAATAGCTTTTCAATTGAACCATGGAAGGAAGTAAGCCTTTTCTCCTTTTCTGAATAAGGGAAGTATATACACATATCTGCTCCAGGGGAGACTATATTGAACTTGGGATCAAAAACATCGATACCATGCACTACCCTGTACAGACCAGGAAGAGTGAAAGCAGTATGGCTCTCATACTGTCCGACTGTATTTTTGCTGCAATGAACGCCAAAAAAGTTtatcaaacacatcatgaaataTATTCAAGTAAAATCATGAGAACAAGCCGATCCACAAACCATGACAAGGTTAGAAACTGAGGTATAACCAGAATGGAAAAAGAACTGCTGGATCTAAATGAACCTCTTGAAATAGAACCCTGGTGCAATCAGATTTGGAAGTAGATATCTCATGTCTAGTATTTTCACACTAAATTTATTCACACTTAAAAGAACCATTGCTATTGAATGAGATTTCAGTCATGCCCTCACCTGAGATATTGACTTCATAACGCTATTTATACTCGAGTACAATTCATCTGAGGAAATATAGAACACGATAATTGTTCAGCTGATGGTAGTTGAAATTGTAACCAAATATTCAAGTGACACAATATCTAAactaaaattatctttttcaaaaatttacgCCCACGAAATCAAGAACATAAACACTAAAGCGTAGATGTTTCCGGCATCTCTCATTGCCTAATCAAAAAAATGCATGCTTAtggaattcttttttttcttattatttaaatagatGTGGGCACGCCACACAATTCGAACCCTCAACGTTTTGAGTTAGGAGggaaataaaataccaactatCCTATTGTAGGAGTGGTATGCATATGGAATATCAAAAATTGTttaaacactacaagaaaaatggatggacagaaaaagaaaagttgaCTTAATTCATTCCATGGGCAAAGGATATATATACCTTCCAGCAATCTCCTGGTAGGTACTAGTAATTATAAAATCTGCATGGTTCATGGCCATTAGATCAGCAGTGAACTGGCATGAAAAATGGTACTTATCCTCATAGTTCTCCCAATATATGTCTGAATCTGGATACTTTGTTTTCTCCAGTGCATGTGCAATATTACACTGTAAAGGTAAAGGATAAATCTCAAGCATTTCAACTTATAGACTTTTATCTTAACACAACAAGTACCACAGTTGAGTACAAACCTGGGTAATTCCCAGTTTATAAGATAACAGAGATGCAACAAGATTGCCATCACTATAATTGCCAATTATTAGGTCTGGGATGCCGTGTAATTCTGCAGCGATCTCACTTGCAGCATCCTAATGACAAAGCACTTTAGATCCTCCAAAATGATGAGCCAActtcaaataatgaaaagaaaaagaaaagaaaaaaaaactacagaCAGTTTCACCGTGTAAATTCAACATAGTCAAATTGAAATTCTAGCAAACAATATGAAGTGATGCAATTATACATGGACACCCTACAACACAATCTTTTCCCAAATCCCAACTAAATACATTTGCAGCAAAAC
The DNA window shown above is from Dioscorea cayenensis subsp. rotundata cultivar TDr96_F1 chromosome 12, TDr96_F1_v2_PseudoChromosome.rev07_lg8_w22 25.fasta, whole genome shotgun sequence and carries:
- the LOC120273976 gene encoding putative invertase inhibitor, with protein sequence MATLSLHSIPSAITLYIFILIASINADNLIEETCKQVPDLKDLCVQTLTSDPKSKTSNDAHGLTSVAIGLTAKEAAVAGDQITRLAEQVKAHEEELLQCLADCEEEYEDAVQQLEQCRVSMDEKEYHEVVMFVEAALNDVKNCEEACKNVEEKEKKELIEEKNNKVRDMCNFALALTIGLQQHKNHVTST
- the LOC120273991 gene encoding uncharacterized protein LOC120273991, with the translated sequence MNTISTLRSSLRAANSHRTCLQPLARALSTTPSGTDDLTKKTQTEAEKKPKGNNTSTPPNLKTSELPPPLDPSLQQRRRCHVSKEALDGVSCVGFDGGIITGGDWKEDFKEYYEDHKPSPLAEIEIVDTRKPITKAIDERWEEGVVGAAMVEEDTVDAALERAERLFREAAERGDPETPHSKALARMIAMRERNHSDAFCRLI
- the LOC120273368 gene encoding sucrose synthase 4-like encodes the protein MAAAKLGRVPSIRERVEDTLSAHRNDLVSLLSRYMGEGKGILQPHHLLDGLATVIGTDDDRKLADDPFFDVLKSAQEAIVLPPFVAIAVRPRPGVWEYVRVNVHELNVEQLSVAEYLRFKEELVGHFNDNYPLELDFEPFNANFPRPNRSSSIGNGVQFLNRHLSSIMFRNKESLEPLLNFLRAHKYKGHVMMLNDRIQSISRLQSALAKAEEYLSKLPADTPFSEFAYKFQEMGLEKGWGDTSERVLEMIHLLLDILQAPDPSTLETFLGRIPMVFNVVIVSPHGYFGQANVLGLPDTGGQVVYILDQVRALESEMLLRIKKQGLNVDPRILIVTRLIPDAKGTTCNQRLERVTGTEHTHILRVPFRTEKGILRKWISRFDVWPYLETFAVDAASEIAAELHGIPDLIIGNYSDGNLVASLLSYKLGITQCNIAHALEKTKYPDSDIYWENYEDKYHFSCQFTADLMAMNHADFIITSTYQEIAGSKNTVGQYESHTAFTLPGLYRVVHGIDVFDPKFNIVSPGADMCIYFPYSEKEKRLTSFHGSIEKLLYDPEQSEEHVGWLDDRSKPIIFSMARLDRVKNITGLVESFGKNTQLRELANLVVVAGYNDVKKSNDREEIQEIDKMHQLIKTYNLFGQFRWISAQTNRARNGELYRYIADTRGIFVQPAFYEAFGLTVVEAMTCGLPTFATCHGGPAEIIEHGISGFHIDPYHPDQAAGIMVEFFEQCKKDSSYWNKISEGGLCRIFERYTWKIYSERLMTLAGVYRFWKYVSKLERRETRRYLEMFYILKFRNLVKSVPLAVDDH